The Meriones unguiculatus strain TT.TT164.6M chromosome 13 unlocalized genomic scaffold, Bangor_MerUng_6.1 Chr13_unordered_Scaffold_33, whole genome shotgun sequence DNA segment taaatatccttgctgttacattatctagaatctttatattacatattttctgTAGAATGCAGTACTTTAAGATGAAATCATAAATAGATAATTAGGAGGAATGTACTGAATCATAGAACATCTAATCATATATAAATGCTCATATCAAATCAAGCtttgtagtgagatgcagttgatttctgattagaccacttcattacatctctaggatacttgaaaacacaaagctttgagttacACCAATTCATAGTTTCTCTTCAGTTTCTCTTTCagattcattcatgaaagtgaagcttATAGAAATGTCCAAAGATTTCATCAGACTAAAAATAGtcataaggttttctctccagtatgatttCTTTCATGGCTTTGTAAtaatgtgacatgcaaaggctttactgttTATACTCctagggtttcactccagtatgagaTTTTTCATGCTTTTGGAGAAAacagcaatgtgcaaaggctttaccacattgattaacttcatagggtttttctctagtatgtgttctttcatgaTTATCGAGACTACTgagatgtgaaaaggctttctaaCAATGATTTCATtaatagggtttttctccagcatgtgtacttttatgcacctggagatttccatgttgtgaaaaggctttcccacattgattacatttgtagggtttctctccagtatgtgttcttttatgcacctggagagtactgtggtttgaaaaggctttaccacattgaaaacagtcatagggtttctctccagtatgtgttcttttatgcctttggagatttccatgttggaaaaaggctttcccacactgattacagtcatactgtttctctccagtatgtgtttttttatGCTTCTGGAGACTACTGGGATGTGAAAAAGCTTTCCCACACTGAagacattcgtagggtttctctccagtatgtgttcttttatgcatttggagactaCTGCTGTTTGAAAAGGCTCTACCACATTgatgacattcatagggtttttctccagtatgtgttcttttatgcacttggagatttccgtgttgggaaaaggctttcccacattgattacatttgtagcatttgtctccagtatgtattcttttatgcacCTGGAGACTACTTCGaagtgaaaaggctttaccacactgaagacattcatagggtttctctccagtatgtgttcttttgtgcattTGAAGACTACTGgggtttgaa contains these protein-coding regions:
- the LOC132650777 gene encoding zinc finger protein 431-like; protein product: MIDTYKHLTAIGYNWEDHNIEEQCQRSRRYGRHKRNQSGEKPCEYNQCGKGFSQHSELHIQRHERLHTGEKPFECNHCGKAFSQFSHLQNHKRTHTGEKPYECLQCGKAFSNPSSLQMHKRTHTGEKPYECLQCGKAFSLRSSLQVHKRIHTGDKCYKCNQCGKAFSQHGNLQVHKRTHTGEKPYECHQCGRAFSNSSSLQMHKRTHTGEKPYECLQCGKAFSHPSSLQKHKKTHTGEKQYDCNQCGKAFFQHGNLQRHKRTHTGEKPYDCFQCGKAFSNHSTLQVHKRTHTGEKPYKCNQCGKAFSQHGNLQV